In the Flavobacterium sp. J372 genome, one interval contains:
- a CDS encoding glycoside hydrolase family 130 protein: MRKIPLLSPADLTPSRDGLTITCLLNPGVFEFQDKTWIIVRVAERPEQHDTTISFPVLTETGNINIIEIEKTDPELIADDARVINYKGSDYLTTLSHLRLLCSDDGKNFYEPEGYGTLVGEGRHETFGIEDCRVAKINDTYYLTFTSVSDLGVAVGLRTTKDWKTFENKGLIFPAHNKDCAIFEEKINGLFYALHRPSSVDIGGNYIWIASSPDGVHWGNHKCIATTRKGLWDSKRIGAGAAPVKTEKGWLEIYHGANDNHMYCLGALLLDLEDPYKVLARTEEPIMIPSAEYELSGFFGNVVFTNGHIVEPDGDTITMYYGAADEFVCGAKFSIKEILSLLKYN; the protein is encoded by the coding sequence TTGCGCAAAATCCCCCTATTATCTCCTGCAGACCTTACACCAAGCAGGGATGGCTTAACGATTACCTGCCTTTTAAACCCCGGCGTGTTTGAGTTTCAGGACAAAACCTGGATTATTGTGAGGGTAGCCGAACGGCCGGAACAGCATGATACAACTATTTCCTTTCCGGTACTTACTGAAACCGGAAACATAAATATAATTGAAATTGAAAAAACAGATCCGGAACTTATTGCAGATGATGCAAGGGTTATTAATTATAAAGGGAGTGATTACCTGACAACACTTTCTCACCTGCGCCTTTTGTGTAGTGATGATGGTAAAAACTTCTACGAGCCTGAAGGTTACGGTACACTAGTGGGTGAAGGCCGTCACGAAACGTTCGGCATTGAAGACTGCCGCGTGGCTAAAATCAATGATACTTACTACCTTACATTTACTTCGGTATCTGATTTAGGTGTGGCAGTTGGCCTGCGCACTACAAAAGACTGGAAAACTTTTGAAAACAAAGGCCTTATCTTCCCTGCTCATAATAAAGACTGCGCCATTTTTGAAGAAAAGATAAATGGGCTTTTCTATGCCTTGCACCGGCCAAGCAGTGTAGATATTGGCGGTAATTACATTTGGATAGCTTCGTCGCCGGATGGTGTACACTGGGGTAACCATAAATGCATTGCCACTACACGCAAAGGCCTGTGGGACAGTAAGCGGATTGGCGCCGGCGCAGCACCTGTAAAAACAGAAAAGGGCTGGCTGGAAATTTACCATGGCGCCAATGATAACCATATGTACTGTCTCGGTGCACTGCTGCTTGATCTGGAAGATCCGTATAAGGTATTGGCTAGAACAGAAGAGCCGATAATGATTCCGTCAGCAGAGTACGAGTTGAGCGGGTTCTTCGGTAATGTAGTATTTACCAATGGGCATATTGTTGAGCCTGATGGTGATACAATAACTATGTATTATGGCGCGGCTGACGAGTTTGTATGCGGTGCGAAATTCTCTATCAAGGAAATACTTTCACTTTTAAAATATAACTGA
- a CDS encoding MFS transporter, producing the protein MLNKLRTEVNHFKSQSHNFKILVLTNLVYALVLPVIDIFVAAYIMRNSNDTSKVVLYQLTIYSGIPITFLVNGFLLKHMNIKTLYSIGMMLSGVSMIIMMSLKTLDMFGIGVAGIIMGLSFGLYWSNRDYLAVAVTNDDNRNYYYGLETFIYTIIAIIVPAAIGWFIQSKNGETDKHNAYLIITGVVFIITFLASVVCFRGDFKNPVQKKYIFFKFHPLWYKLLSLAMFKGLAQGFLVTAPAMLIFKLLGEEGALGNAQSIGAILAAIIIYFIGRFSKPSDRVKTFSAGLILFAIGACLNGLWFDQTSVIVFLLLLLIAKPLMDLAYFPIQLRVIDIVSRIEKRGEFAYILNHESGLYAGRLLGAGTFLVLYFAVSEDFALRYAIGIIALLQLCSISISKKIIAEGNNIFPEKEDIEDTKVLEETAANIV; encoded by the coding sequence ATGCTGAATAAATTACGGACTGAAGTTAATCATTTTAAAAGTCAGTCGCACAATTTTAAAATACTGGTGCTTACTAACTTAGTATATGCACTTGTTTTACCCGTCATAGATATATTTGTCGCAGCATATATTATGCGTAATTCTAATGATACCAGTAAGGTAGTGTTGTACCAGCTTACTATTTATTCAGGTATTCCAATAACATTTCTGGTAAACGGTTTTCTGCTTAAACACATGAATATAAAAACATTATATTCAATTGGCATGATGCTTAGCGGTGTCTCCATGATCATCATGATGTCGCTGAAAACCCTTGATATGTTCGGTATCGGTGTGGCGGGTATAATTATGGGGCTATCATTTGGGCTATACTGGTCTAATCGTGACTATCTCGCTGTAGCAGTGACGAATGATGATAACCGCAACTATTACTACGGGCTTGAAACATTTATATATACAATCATCGCAATCATTGTCCCGGCTGCTATCGGCTGGTTCATTCAATCAAAAAACGGAGAGACAGATAAACACAATGCCTATCTCATCATTACAGGTGTTGTGTTTATTATAACATTCTTAGCATCAGTGGTTTGCTTTAGGGGAGATTTTAAAAATCCGGTACAGAAAAAGTATATTTTTTTTAAATTTCACCCGCTATGGTACAAATTACTCTCGCTGGCAATGTTCAAAGGCCTGGCGCAGGGATTTCTAGTTACAGCCCCTGCAATGCTGATATTTAAGCTTTTAGGTGAAGAAGGAGCACTTGGCAATGCACAGTCAATTGGTGCAATACTGGCAGCAATCATTATTTATTTCATAGGCAGGTTTTCCAAACCATCAGATCGTGTTAAGACCTTCTCTGCCGGCCTTATCCTTTTTGCTATAGGCGCCTGCCTCAACGGGTTATGGTTTGACCAGACCAGCGTAATTGTATTCCTGTTGCTGCTGCTTATTGCAAAACCATTGATGGACCTTGCCTACTTTCCTATCCAGCTACGGGTTATAGATATCGTTTCAAGAATAGAAAAACGTGGAGAGTTTGCATACATACTTAACCATGAATCAGGACTTTACGCCGGGAGATTGCTTGGGGCAGGAACTTTTTTAGTGTTGTACTTTGCCGTGTCAGAAGATTTTGCACTACGATACGCAATAGGCATAATTGCACTTTTGCAGCTTTGCTCTATTTCCATCAGTAAAAAAATTATTGCAGAAGGCAATAACATCTTTCCGGAAAAAGAAGACATTGAAGACACCAAAGTTTTAGAAGAAACCGCGGCCAACATCGTTTAA